In Armatimonas rosea, a single genomic region encodes these proteins:
- a CDS encoding SDR family oxidoreductase, producing the protein MLRKALVTGGGGFIGSHLVDLLLKEGWHVRVLDNFSTGTLGNLFWCADQVEVVEGDIRNKEICQTACSGVDTVFHLAGMASVGDSIANPLLAHEVNLTGTLNMLLAARDAKARRFVFSSSTSVYGNAETVPTNENQKIAPLSPYASQKATGEYYCRNFYDVFGLETVILRYFNVFGPRQNANSGYAAAIPRFVQAAIDDRQPIIFGDGLQTRDFVYAGNVAFANLRASLADGVAGHSFNIGSGDSISLLDLLSELRQTTGAPLEPEFQPARLGEVRHSRADISKAIALLGYAPHVPFGEGIRRTVEEAKADRTVPEAKVGTYSQRASA; encoded by the coding sequence ATGTTGCGAAAAGCGTTAGTAACAGGAGGAGGCGGGTTTATTGGGAGTCACCTTGTCGATCTTCTCCTGAAAGAAGGTTGGCACGTTCGTGTTCTCGATAACTTTAGCACAGGGACACTTGGGAATCTCTTTTGGTGCGCAGATCAGGTTGAGGTCGTTGAGGGGGATATCCGGAATAAAGAAATCTGCCAGACCGCATGTAGTGGAGTAGATACTGTCTTTCATCTGGCTGGTATGGCGTCCGTGGGAGACTCGATTGCGAATCCACTTTTAGCCCATGAAGTTAACCTGACGGGCACACTGAATATGTTACTTGCCGCACGTGATGCGAAGGCTCGTCGTTTTGTTTTCTCGTCGTCAACGTCTGTATATGGCAATGCTGAGACAGTGCCCACCAATGAGAATCAAAAAATTGCACCTCTCTCTCCCTATGCTTCGCAAAAAGCAACTGGTGAGTATTACTGTAGGAATTTTTATGATGTATTTGGTTTGGAGACTGTAATTCTTCGCTATTTTAATGTTTTTGGTCCGAGACAGAACGCAAATTCGGGTTATGCTGCTGCTATTCCGCGATTTGTTCAAGCTGCGATTGACGATAGACAGCCTATTATTTTTGGAGACGGCTTGCAAACTCGTGACTTTGTCTATGCAGGGAACGTTGCATTTGCAAACCTGCGTGCTTCTCTGGCTGATGGGGTTGCAGGTCATTCTTTCAATATTGGAAGCGGAGATTCTATCTCACTTTTGGATCTACTGTCTGAGCTACGTCAAACAACCGGTGCACCGTTGGAGCCAGAGTTCCAGCCTGCTCGTCTTGGGGAAGTCCGTCACTCACGCGCCGACATCTCTAAGGCTATCGCTCTCCTTGGGTACGCACCCCATGTCCCCTTTGGGGAAGGGATACGACGTACGGTTGAAGAGGCGAAGGCTGATCGGACTGTCCCTGAAGCCAAGGTCGGCACCTACTCTCAAAGGGCTTCTGCATAA
- a CDS encoding exosortase/archaeosortase family protein: MESKNTTLSVSSQRISLLSGGIIFVLVLLLAFSALGFLVTVWREDPGLSHGPILFLITGGLLWMKRSQLRTWESANPQGLVLLVLASLLLVGSVVADIAFLQPLSFFTILLSGILFLGGREAFLLCLGPIGLLGFSIPWPTTLVSAISFPLQLFSSAYAALFAGMLGMPIHRNGVEIFVTSESGDKVIYSIIVAQKCSGLTSLMVLLAFTYLIAYFTPVRWWGRLLMMSAVAPLALFGNAVRLTIILLVGGHYGAKPAQWVHDNEQPILIFLCSFGLLGLRALLMRWIPLGDSTAGIVTPELDETPDKTSEAEV; encoded by the coding sequence ATGGAGAGCAAAAACACCACGTTGTCCGTTTCCTCACAGCGCATCTCCTTGCTGAGTGGGGGGATCATCTTCGTACTGGTGTTGTTGCTTGCCTTTAGTGCACTGGGTTTTCTTGTGACTGTCTGGCGAGAGGACCCTGGCCTCTCCCACGGGCCCATACTTTTTCTGATTACTGGTGGGCTTTTATGGATGAAGCGCAGTCAGTTACGTACTTGGGAGAGTGCTAATCCTCAAGGGTTAGTTTTGTTAGTCTTGGCATCCTTGCTTTTGGTTGGCTCTGTAGTTGCAGATATCGCCTTTCTACAGCCACTTTCTTTTTTTACTATATTGCTAAGTGGTATTTTGTTCCTGGGGGGACGTGAAGCGTTTCTACTCTGCCTAGGGCCTATTGGACTGCTTGGTTTTTCAATACCATGGCCAACAACTCTCGTATCTGCAATATCTTTCCCGTTACAACTGTTTAGCAGTGCGTATGCTGCATTATTCGCAGGCATGCTAGGTATGCCAATTCACAGAAATGGTGTTGAAATCTTTGTGACTTCCGAGTCGGGTGATAAGGTTATTTATTCGATAATTGTCGCGCAGAAATGTAGTGGCTTGACATCGCTGATGGTGTTACTTGCCTTCACCTATCTCATTGCCTACTTTACTCCTGTGCGATGGTGGGGGCGGTTGCTCATGATGAGTGCGGTGGCCCCGCTCGCCCTCTTTGGGAACGCTGTTCGTCTAACAATTATCTTACTCGTGGGAGGCCATTATGGAGCGAAGCCTGCCCAGTGGGTTCATGATAATGAGCAACCTATCTTAATTTTTCTCTGTAGTTTTGGTCTGTTGGGACTTAGGGCACTTTTGATGCGTTGGATTCCGCTTGGGGACTCGACTGCAGGTATTGTGACCCCCGAACTTGATGAGACACCTGATAAGACAAGTGAGGCAGAGGTATGA
- a CDS encoding exosortase C-terminal domain/associated protein EpsI: protein MIARYRLLYLICILVVTVVGSFYSRRVESIASTKVDYFQDLPLQYRDWSITPSVISESDRTVLRPDAVTLRRYSSPNGEIVDLAVIAGHRKQTVHTPSFCMVGGGWNTLTEDSITLTIAGNKVPMRRALMENEGHRAMMTYFFTDGALCLESLPKFQFELFKRRLRGVISQGALVRVIVPVLGDTETATHLSDDFAVSIMPELLEQLRRQNR from the coding sequence ATGATTGCTCGTTACCGACTATTATATTTGATCTGCATCTTAGTCGTTACGGTAGTTGGTAGTTTTTATAGTCGTCGAGTTGAATCCATTGCATCGACAAAAGTCGACTACTTTCAAGATCTACCCCTCCAGTATCGAGATTGGTCGATAACTCCCAGTGTTATCTCGGAGTCCGATCGAACTGTGCTACGGCCTGATGCGGTTACCTTAAGGCGATATAGTTCCCCAAATGGAGAGATAGTAGATCTAGCTGTCATTGCTGGTCATCGAAAACAAACGGTTCATACACCCAGTTTTTGTATGGTGGGAGGAGGGTGGAACACTCTTACGGAAGACAGTATTACATTAACTATAGCCGGAAACAAAGTGCCAATGCGGCGCGCGTTGATGGAGAATGAAGGTCATAGAGCCATGATGACTTATTTCTTTACGGATGGTGCCCTGTGCCTAGAAAGTCTGCCAAAGTTCCAGTTTGAGTTATTCAAGCGCCGCTTGCGTGGTGTGATTTCACAGGGGGCTCTTGTTCGAGTTATCGTGCCTGTCTTGGGGGATACTGAGACAGCGACCCATCTCTCTGACGATTTCGCAGTAAGTATAATGCCCGAACTGTTGGAGCAGCTTCGTCGACAAAATCGTTAG
- a CDS encoding ArnT family glycosyltransferase encodes MFPGLVNSDALDYAQIARNLSKGRGFTTYFLRPLALTHGDNVFRQPDLTHGPLFPVVLAVAFVARGATDAIVAYISGVFYLLTVPVVYWLGRRIFSSVVGFIGALIFMANPLILQYSVSGLPITLQIFVVTCLLLVVYSLASKSQGENSSPLPRGELVLCAGLVGGLYLIDPVFLYVVPVITIAVMSLTRGRWGKSLPLYGVTLLIVIVPWMIRNGQLTGNPFFGLRSMEVWMGTKDYYPGALAYRTMPQDLIPGVGLYKAVVRKIFLGAGEVVQGFPQVSASWMLAFLLPSLLFRFRDGATNVVRRVMMYCFLGILVGMLPFGVELPLFAPLIPTMLLFAIAYLLQLIEQSRVPRSTITLVTVLLTGAVILPLLRDVFLLDKPKLAGAVNFSRFLQQNADKEDVVLTDQPWLVSWYADRPAIWAPAVDGNIKLFRKRFSGLRWLLVTDEVRSFSPEWSQVYTVFFQWNTIYGQAKNAGRPLPAPLVVQGAPFILVDALNGFTVLAPVAGSPPEVILAVLPKGATGSN; translated from the coding sequence ATGTTTCCTGGTCTCGTAAATAGTGATGCACTCGATTATGCTCAGATTGCACGTAATCTAAGTAAAGGGAGAGGTTTTACTACTTATTTTTTGAGGCCGTTGGCATTAACTCATGGTGATAACGTTTTTCGGCAGCCGGATCTTACACATGGTCCCCTTTTTCCTGTTGTCCTTGCTGTTGCATTTGTAGCTCGTGGTGCTACAGATGCTATTGTTGCTTATATTTCAGGGGTTTTTTACTTGCTTACTGTGCCTGTTGTGTATTGGCTCGGTAGACGGATTTTTAGCTCTGTTGTGGGATTTATTGGTGCCTTGATTTTTATGGCGAATCCATTGATACTACAATACTCAGTATCTGGGTTGCCAATTACCTTGCAGATATTTGTAGTTACCTGCTTATTGTTAGTTGTTTATAGTTTAGCCAGTAAGTCTCAAGGTGAGAATAGTTCGCCATTACCGCGGGGAGAGCTGGTATTGTGTGCGGGATTGGTTGGTGGGCTCTATCTCATCGATCCTGTTTTCTTATATGTTGTACCTGTAATCACGATTGCGGTCATGTCATTGACACGGGGGCGGTGGGGTAAGTCATTACCCTTGTATGGGGTAACCCTTTTAATCGTTATCGTTCCTTGGATGATTCGTAATGGGCAACTAACGGGAAATCCCTTCTTTGGTCTGCGTAGTATGGAAGTATGGATGGGGACAAAGGACTACTATCCTGGAGCACTTGCCTATCGGACAATGCCGCAAGATCTGATACCTGGGGTTGGTTTGTATAAGGCGGTTGTGAGAAAAATCTTCTTAGGAGCGGGGGAAGTTGTGCAGGGGTTCCCCCAGGTGAGTGCTAGCTGGATGCTTGCATTCCTTTTGCCTAGTTTGCTTTTTCGTTTTCGGGATGGCGCGACCAATGTGGTTCGTCGTGTGATGATGTATTGCTTCTTGGGAATTCTGGTGGGAATGCTGCCTTTTGGGGTTGAATTACCGCTTTTTGCACCACTCATTCCAACGATGCTACTATTTGCCATTGCCTATCTTCTTCAGTTGATAGAGCAATCGCGCGTGCCACGTTCCACGATTACCCTCGTTACGGTGCTTTTAACAGGAGCTGTTATCCTACCTCTTCTGCGAGATGTGTTCCTTCTTGATAAGCCGAAACTCGCAGGGGCCGTAAATTTTTCACGTTTTCTACAACAAAATGCCGATAAAGAAGATGTGGTATTGACAGACCAACCTTGGCTTGTTTCTTGGTATGCGGATCGCCCCGCAATCTGGGCTCCGGCTGTCGATGGAAATATTAAGCTGTTCCGGAAACGATTTTCTGGGCTGCGCTGGCTTCTAGTAACAGATGAGGTGCGTAGCTTTTCCCCTGAATGGAGTCAGGTTTACACAGTCTTCTTTCAGTGGAATACAATCTATGGGCAGGCAAAAAATGCAGGGCGCCCTCTGCCAGCACCTCTGGTGGTACAAGGGGCTCCGTTCATTCTTGTTGATGCTCTGAATGGTTTTACCGTGTTAGCACCTGTGGCAGGAAGCCCGCCTGAGGTTATACTGGCTGTCTTGCCGAAAGGTGCTACGGGATCGAATTAG